The window CACGCCGGCGAACGCTCCGCCGCCGCTCGCCAGCGCAGTGCCGGTCAACATCGCAGCACCGATCAGGAGTGTTTGCTGCAGGATCAGCACAAACGCCGCCGGGACGATGTAGCTCGCATAGCCGCCGACCGGGTTGAAGATCGGCTGCAGCAAGACGTCGGCCGGGCTCGTGCTCGCCAATTTCGCCTTGACGAGGCTTCCGTCCGAGCGCGCGCCTCGCGAAACGAGTTCGGACGTCAATGCTCCGACGGCCGTGGCGACCCCGCTTGCGGTCGACCTGAATACGAACAAATAGGTGCCATCCGCGTAGACCGGGATGTGAGCGGTGATGCCCTTGAGCACGTCGCGCTCGGTGCCTGCGGGGATTTCGACGGCGGCAAAGGCCTTGCCACGATCGATCGCGGTGCGCGCCTCGGCAAGTGTGCGGACGCGAACCGCAACGCTCAATGCGCCACTCGCATCCAGCGTCTCGACGATCTGGCGGCTGAGATCGCTGAGATCATTGTCGACGACCGCGATGGGAAGCTTGCGAAGGATCTGGTTCAGATAGGGTTGCGGATAATAAATGCCGTAAACCAGGGGAGCCAGGAACAGCACGCTGAAGGCGCTGCGCGCTCTGAGCACGCGCCGCCACTCCGCCACGAAGGCGCCGCCGATACCTCGCGGCGTGCGGGCGATTTCTGGTTGCTCGGCTGGCCGTGCCGTCTCAAACCGGCCCTTGCGCTTGAGGCTCGCCATGCGCAGCAACGCGAGACCGGCAAAGAGTACCGCCAGACCAGCGAGCGCCGCGAAAGGAACGGCGGATTCCGGGACCGGCAATCCCCGCGCCGCTTGTCCCAGCAGGACGGCCATGTACCAGCGCAGCGGCAAGATCGTACTCCAGACCTGCGCAAAGGCATTCATGCCGACCGTGGGAAAGCCGACGCCTGCGTAGCCGAATGCAGGAGAGGCAAAGAGGCCCGCAAGTCCGAGCCCGGTCGGCAAGTCGCCAACCAGCAGCTGCAGCAAGGCGCCTACCGACAAATAGGCAATGATCAGAAGGGAGCCGGCGGCGACCATCAACGGCAGGTCTCCCCTGAAGGGGATTTGCAGCACGCCCTCCAGGAAAAGCGGCTCGGCCAGCATGATCAGGAAGAAGATGCCGAACAGCGGCGCGAGCTTGCCGGCCAGCGCGACGACCGGATCGCCTCCGGCGCTTTCGAGCCAGGCCCGCGCGTCGCGACGGCGGAATTCAGAGCCGACGGAATAGCCCGCGGCGAGCGTGATCACCACATGGATGATCGTCGGCAGCAACGCACGGAGCAGGAACTGCGCATAGTTCTTTTGCGGGTTGACAAGCGCGATGGTCTCCGCGGCGAGCGCTCCCATGGAAGCCGGTGCGGGGGCGGCGCGCTTGGCGGGGGCGGCCACGGACGCCGCCGCCGACAGCGCATCGCTCAGTCCCGAGGACGCAATGCCGGCCGCTGTCAGGAACTGCTGGTTATAGAACCCGACGACCTGAGGACGGCGTTCGGCCTTCAGGTCGCGCTCGAAATCCGGCGGGATATGGATTGCCGATATCGCCTTGCCCGACCTTATGTCCTGCACGGCCGTCGACAGCGTACCGGAGCGGTCGACGATTTTCAGGCTCGGCGAGGCCGCGACGTATTCCACCAGGGCACGCGAGGCGTCCGACCTGTCTTCGTCGACGACCGTGACCCCGAGCCCGCGTATGACCGGATGGCTGAAGACGGTCGTCAGAACCACGAACGCAAACAGCGGCACGCCGAAGATCAGAAGCAGCGCCACGCGATCGTGAAACAGCCAGTGGCACTCGCGCCGCGCGACCCGCCAAAATCCCGGCTTCGGCGCCGGCTTCATTGCCGTGTCCGCCAGTCGAGATAGGCGCTCATTCCCGGTCGCAGCTCGGGCACCGGCTGGACCGGATAGGCGCGGATCGAAAACGTCCGCAAGTCGAAATCGCCGGAAGCACGCGTGGCCCGCCAGCTCGCATATTCGCCCTTGGTCGCAATAAGCTTGACCTCGACCGTGACACCGCGGTCAGCGAGGGCCGGAATATGGACGTCGAATCGATCGCCGACCTTCAATCCCTTGACCAGATCCTCGCGAAGATCGAAGTGGATCCAGAGGTCGGTCAGATCGATCAAGGTAACGAGCGGTACGCCCGGCGACACATACTCGCCCGGCTCCACGTTGCGCTGATAGACCTGCGAGGCAACGGGAGCGTAGACCCGGAGCTGATCGATGATCGATTGAACGCTCTGGATATCGGCATTGGCCTTTTCGACGCTGGTCCTGGCAATAGCCCGCTCTTCCTGTGTGTAGCCGTTGACGGCCTGGTCGTAGGCTGATTTGGCCTGATCGACTGCGCGTTCACTTTCGTGCAGCGCATCAGTCACTTGGTCGAGGCGGGCTTGCGGCGCGTTGCCTTGCTCGGTCAATGTATGAGTGCGATCAAAAGTCTTCTGCGCCAGCACCAGCGCCGCCTGCGCGCGCTCCATTTCCGCTTTCCGTGCAGCAATGGCTTCCGCCCGTGTCCCGGCGAGTACGTTGGCAAGCTGGGCCTCCGCAACAGCCCTTGCCGGGCACTTTTCGGACGTCACAATGGACTCAGGAATATCTGCTGTTGGAACAAGAGCGGAAGTCGTGCTTGCGTGGCCCGATCTCCGAGTCTGACCCGAAGCAGAAATTGCAATCGTTCGCGGCGAGGTAACCTACTGGCGAGGTGATAGGGACTTCGATTCCGATCGCTTGCGGGTTCGATTAGAGACGGCCGGCGAGCGT is drawn from Nitrobacteraceae bacterium AZCC 2146 and contains these coding sequences:
- a CDS encoding ABC-2 type transport system permease protein (product_source=KO:K01992; cath_funfam=3.30.1150.10; cog=COG0842; ko=KO:K01992; pfam=PF12698; transmembrane_helix_parts=Inside_1_24,TMhelix_25_47,Outside_48_184,TMhelix_185_207,Inside_208_227,TMhelix_228_247,Outside_248_266,TMhelix_267_289,Inside_290_295,TMhelix_296_318,Outside_319_353,TMhelix_354_373,Inside_374_419,TMhelix_420_439,Outside_440_598,TMhelix_599_621,Inside_622_627,TMhelix_628_647,Outside_648_656,TMhelix_657_679,Inside_680_685,TMhelix_686_705,Outside_706_745,TMhelix_746_767,Inside_768_776), producing the protein MKPAPKPGFWRVARRECHWLFHDRVALLLIFGVPLFAFVVLTTVFSHPVIRGLGVTVVDEDRSDASRALVEYVAASPSLKIVDRSGTLSTAVQDIRSGKAISAIHIPPDFERDLKAERRPQVVGFYNQQFLTAAGIASSGLSDALSAAASVAAPAKRAAPAPASMGALAAETIALVNPQKNYAQFLLRALLPTIIHVVITLAAGYSVGSEFRRRDARAWLESAGGDPVVALAGKLAPLFGIFFLIMLAEPLFLEGVLQIPFRGDLPLMVAAGSLLIIAYLSVGALLQLLVGDLPTGLGLAGLFASPAFGYAGVGFPTVGMNAFAQVWSTILPLRWYMAVLLGQAARGLPVPESAVPFAALAGLAVLFAGLALLRMASLKRKGRFETARPAEQPEIARTPRGIGGAFVAEWRRVLRARSAFSVLFLAPLVYGIYYPQPYLNQILRKLPIAVVDNDLSDLSRQIVETLDASGALSVAVRVRTLAEARTAIDRGKAFAAVEIPAGTERDVLKGITAHIPVYADGTYLFVFRSTASGVATAVGALTSELVSRGARSDGSLVKAKLASTSPADVLLQPIFNPVGGYASYIVPAAFVLILQQTLLIGAAMLTGTALASGGGAFAGVLGRGIAHLTIYFPALALYLVVLPRIYGFSTLGHLPQIFALATVFLLATSFMGQAIGAWFTRPENATLLLLATSLPQFFTAGFAWPREAIPDAAIALGRMFPADFAIDGLVRINQLGASIWEVAHDWLGLWCLTLAYFALAVISAFAVKRGQRHAQS
- a CDS encoding multidrug resistance efflux pump (product_source=COG1566; cath_funfam=1.10.287.470; cog=COG1566; pfam=PF16576; superfamily=111369), with amino-acid sequence MTSEKCPARAVAEAQLANVLAGTRAEAIAARKAEMERAQAALVLAQKTFDRTHTLTEQGNAPQARLDQVTDALHESERAVDQAKSAYDQAVNGYTQEERAIARTSVEKANADIQSVQSIIDQLRVYAPVASQVYQRNVEPGEYVSPGVPLVTLIDLTDLWIHFDLREDLVKGLKVGDRFDVHIPALADRGVTVEVKLIATKGEYASWRATRASGDFDLRTFSIRAYPVQPVPELRPGMSAYLDWRTRQ